A window of the Henckelia pumila isolate YLH828 chromosome 3, ASM3356847v2, whole genome shotgun sequence genome harbors these coding sequences:
- the LOC140891235 gene encoding uncharacterized protein, with the protein MGDEKEAFYVVRKGETVGVYKSISDLQSVLRSSVNDPSVSVYKGFGLSKEAEDYLSSHGLGNAIYSINASDVQDDLFGQLVTCPFREPNYSKDKAGSKNHLDKKPQQEVTGSASFANHHLKSYKLDNFLQAQPVSSYCSSCILEFDGASKGNPGPAGAGAVLRGADGNMVRLREGVGIATNNVAEYRGAILGLKYALQKGFKHIRVRGDSKLVCMQVQGLWKTKNQNMAELCKVAKELKDQFMSFEICHIDREYNSDADSQANLGVHLKAGEIEVE; encoded by the exons ATGGGTGATGAAAAGGAGGCGTTTTATGTAGTGCGGAAGGGTGAGACTGTTGGGGTGTATAAAAGCATAAGTGACCTTCAGTCTGTTCTCCGATCTTCT GTGAACGATCCTTCTGTAAGTGTATATAAAGGATTTGGCCTGTCTAAAGAAGCTGAAGACTACCTTTCATCGCACGGACTTGGGAATGCTATTTATTCCATAAATGCCAGTGATGTCCAAGATGATCTTTTTGGTCAACTTGTCACATGCCCTTTTCGT GAACCAAATTATTCTAAAGATAAAGCAGGTAGCAAGAATCATTTGGACAAGAAGCCACAG CAAGAAGTTACCGGATCTGCCTCATTTGCAAACCATCATCTGAAAAGTTACAAATTAGATAATTTTCTCCAAGCTCAACCTGTTTCATCTTATTGT AGTTCCTGTATTCTCGAGTTTGATGGTGCTTCAAAAGGAAATCCTGGACCAGCTGGTGCAGGGGCTGTGCTGCGTGGCGCAGATGGAAATATG GTTCGATTGCGTGAAGGTGTGGGTATTGCTACTAATAATGTTGCTGAATATCGAGGTGCTATCTTAGGGTTGAAATATGCTCTTCAAAAAGGGTTTAAACACATACGAGTTCGAGGGGATTCTAAACTTGTCTGCATGCAG GTTCAGGGTCTTTGGAAaaccaaaaatcagaacatggcTGAATTGTGCAAGGTGGCTAAAGAGCTAAAGGATCAGTTTATGTCTTTTGAGATCTGCCATATCGATAGA GAATACAACAGTGACGCCGATTCTCAAGCGAATTTAGGTGTGCATCTCAAAG CTGGTGAAATAGAGGTTGAATGA
- the LOC140890678 gene encoding WAT1-related protein At3g28050, whose amino-acid sequence MARSGAAANRGFCYREVLPFTAIVAMECTNVGLNTLYKLATLRGMSRHVFVVYAYAVAALLLLPSPFFSRRSRALPPLNFSILLKILLLGIIGYSSQIMGYTGINYASPTLASAMSNLVPAFTFVLAIIFRMEKVELSSTSSKAKIFGSLVSISGAFVVTLYKGPMLFTSTNYSQVSLHRQILTSLQSNWTIGSLFLAVEYSLVPLWYIVMTQILKEYPAELTLVFSYTLCVSILGGIVGFFVEPDSSKWKITPGVAMASFLCSGIFGCCLNNAVHAWALHVRGPVYVAMFKPLSIAIAAAMGVIILGDTLYLGSVIGATVIVIGFYTVMWGKAKEDMVGFDETSDLESSSTTLKHPLLQSHKAAEETH is encoded by the exons ATGGCGAGAAGCGGAGCAGCAGCAAACAGAGGCTTCTGCTACCGGGAAGTACTGCCGTTCACGGCGATTGTGGCCATGGAGTGCACCAACGTCGGTCTAAACACGCTCTACAAGCTCGCCACACTCCGCGGCATGAGCCGCCACGTCTTTGTGGTCTACGCCTACGCCGTCGCAGCTCTGCTCCTCCTACCCTCGCCCTTCTTCTCGCGCCG ATCACGAGCTCTACCGCCGTTGAATTTCTCCATACTGCTCAAAATCCTTCTCCTCGGAATCATCGG GTATAGTTCGCAGATCATGGGATACACCGGAATCAATTACGCTTCTCCGACGCTTGCTTCCGCCATGAGCAACTTGGTCCCGGCCTTTACTTTTGTTCTTGCCATCATTTTCAG GATGGAGAAGGTGGAGTTATCAAGCACGAGTAGCAAGGCCAAAATATTTGGCTCGTTGGTCTCAATCTCAGGTGCCTTCGTGGTGACTTTGTACAAGGGACCGATGTTATTTACTTCCACAAACTACTCCCAAGTTTCACTACATCGTCAAATACTGACTTCCTTGCAATCGAATTGGACGATTGGCAGTTTGTTTCTTGCCGTCGAGTACTCTCTCGTCCCCCTCTGGTACATTGTTATG ACTCAGATATTGAAGGAATATCCAGCGGAACTGACGCTAGTCTTCTCCTATACCTTATGCGTGAGCATTCTGGGTGGGATCGTAGGATTCTTCGTGGAACCAGATTCTAGCAAATGGAAGATAACGCCTGGTGTCGCAATGGCCTCTTTCCTATGCTCC GGGATTTTTGGGTGTTGTTTAAACAACGCTGTTCATGCATGGGCCTTGCACGTGAGAGGGCCGGTCTATGTTGCTATGTTTAAGCCACTTTCCATTGCTATAGCCGCGGCCATGGGAGTCATCATCCTCGGCGATACTCTTTATCTAGGAAG TGTGATCGGTGCTACAGTAATAGTCATTGGATTCTACACTGTGATGTGGGGCAAAGCGAAAGAAGATATGGTTGGGTTCGACGAAACAAGCGATTTGGAGTCGTCCTCGACAACTCTGAAGCATCCTTTGCTGCAAAGTCACAAAGCAGCCGAGGAGACGCACTAA